From Drosophila willistoni isolate 14030-0811.24 unplaced genomic scaffold, UCI_dwil_1.1 Seg531, whole genome shotgun sequence, a single genomic window includes:
- the LOC124461528 gene encoding uncharacterized protein LOC124461528, which produces MAPRPRSVQASKEERRCSRGTESFRCRVCRGIHPLKRCRRFLRLNVEKRMRAVLANKYCANCLAHQHSGGSCLSGDKCRICEEDHHTLLHFHEQPRRRTPSSVVRRVTPESSRRRVAPTPASDPKLTLTTLLQHRNPHLMPTAMVRIETEGKTFDVKALVDPCSAVSSMATSLATAFKLTAVNIGAEKAVAAVIRSPISEGWRLEAILKVVDGLCCRTPSAPVDPQIAKKFEGIVLADETFYRPSSVSLVLGADVITEVMLEGSLPGVGGRPIAMRTVFGWTLSGACH; this is translated from the coding sequence ATGGCTCCGAGACCGCGTTCAGTACAGGCATCGAAAGAGGAGCGCAGATGTTCGCGAGGAACTGAGTCCTTCCGTTGCCGAGTCTGTCGCGGAATCCATCCTCTGAAGCGATGCCGTCGCTTCCTGCGGCTGAACGTGGAGAAGAGGATGAGGGCAGTGCTGGCGAATAAGTACTGCGCCAATTGCCTGGCCCACCAACATTCCGGAGGAAGCTGCTTAAGCGGTGATAAGTGCCGAATCTGTGAGGAGGATCACCACACGCTGCTTCACTTCCATGAACAGCCACGTCGACGCACTCCAAGCTCCGTCGTACGCCGAGTCACCCCCGAGTCCTCCAGACGAAGGGTCGCGCCAACGCCAGCCTCCGATCCGAAACTGACCTTGACCACACTGCTGCAGCACCGCAATCCGCATCTGATGCCCACGGCGATGGTGCGTATTGAGACGGAGGGAAAAACCTTCGACGTGAAGGCCCTGGTGGACCCTTGTTCTGCGGTATCGTCGATGGCGACGTCATTGGCCACGGCCTTCAAGTTGACAGCCGTCAATATAGGGGCAGAGAAAGCGGTGGCAGCAGTGATCCGGTCCCCAATCAGTGAAGGATGGCGATTGGAGGCGATCCTAAAGGTGGTCGATGGCTTGTGCTGCCGCACTCCAAGCGCTCCGGTGGACCCACAGATCGCCAAAAAGTTTGAGGGCATCGTCCTGGCGGATGAGACGTTCTACCGACCGTCGTCAGTGTCTCTGGTCCTGGGCGCGGATGTGATCACGGAGGTCATGCTAGAAGGGAGTCTACCTGGGGTTGGCGGGCGGCCGATTGCGATGCGCACAGTTTTTGGCTGGACCCTGTCCGGAGCGTGCCATTAA